A single genomic interval of Croceibacter atlanticus HTCC2559 harbors:
- a CDS encoding DUF420 domain-containing protein: protein MATRTKTDKIVIPVIVALSLVVPLVVLLLMNLNVRYNLLGLEVGTFPFFHAVINACTALLLLAGYFLIKIGDMKWHRNVMITAFALSCVFLVSYVISKISNDPVPYGGEGILRPIYFFILISHIVLSGIIVPLVLFTMYRGLNKQYIKHKKVARWTFPIWFYVSVTGVLVYIFMLPYY, encoded by the coding sequence ATGGCAACAAGAACTAAAACAGACAAAATAGTTATTCCTGTTATAGTAGCACTTTCATTGGTAGTACCATTAGTTGTGTTATTACTTATGAATTTAAATGTGCGTTACAATCTTTTAGGTTTAGAAGTAGGAACATTTCCGTTTTTTCACGCAGTTATAAATGCTTGTACGGCATTATTATTACTAGCTGGATATTTCTTAATAAAAATAGGAGATATGAAATGGCACCGAAATGTCATGATTACAGCATTTGCTTTGTCTTGTGTGTTTTTGGTAAGTTATGTGATTTCTAAAATAAGTAACGATCCTGTGCCTTATGGTGGAGAAGGAATTTTAAGACCAATATATTTCTTTATCCTAATTTCTCATATTGTATTATCGGGTATTATTGTGCCTTTAGTGTTATTTACAATGTATAGAGGTTTAAATAAACAATATATTAAGCATAAAAAAGTTGCACGCTGGACCTTTCCAATTTGGTTTTATGTTTCTGTAACTGGTGTTCTTGTATATATATTTATGTTGCCTTATTATTAA
- a CDS encoding efflux RND transporter periplasmic adaptor subunit: MKKSVTIIILIVIALGFSISLYYLYSKNQEDPIIYTTETPTTETIVKQTVATGSIVPKEEILIKPNISGIIDEVAIEAGDIVKQGDLIAKLKIVPNVNNLASSKNQISTAKIALDNQKKIYDRQKALFDKGVISANEFDQANTSYLQAKQTYDAANQTYQIVKTGSARGLGVSANTEIRATVAGMVLDVPVKTGNQVIESNNFNDGTTIATLANVNNMIFEGKVDESEVGKVSEGLPLEITVGAIENKTFDAVLDYIAPKGVSENGAIQFEIKGTLQKQDSTFIRAGLSANASIILAKAENVLAIKEALVQYDPKTQLPFVEIETGEQSFERRDVKLGISDGINVEVLEGLSKDDKIKVWNQVKPVQGFSGRG, translated from the coding sequence ATGAAAAAATCTGTAACCATTATCATCCTAATAGTTATTGCATTAGGTTTCAGCATTTCTTTGTATTACCTCTATAGCAAAAATCAAGAGGACCCTATTATTTATACAACAGAAACGCCAACTACAGAAACTATAGTTAAGCAAACAGTGGCTACGGGTAGCATTGTGCCAAAAGAAGAAATATTAATAAAGCCTAATATTTCTGGAATTATAGATGAAGTAGCTATTGAAGCTGGAGATATTGTTAAGCAAGGAGATCTTATTGCTAAGCTTAAAATTGTGCCTAATGTAAATAATTTAGCAAGTAGTAAAAATCAAATTTCTACAGCTAAAATTGCATTAGACAATCAGAAAAAAATCTACGACCGTCAAAAAGCGTTGTTTGATAAAGGTGTAATTTCTGCAAATGAATTTGACCAGGCAAACACAAGTTACCTTCAGGCTAAGCAAACTTATGATGCAGCCAACCAAACTTATCAGATAGTTAAAACAGGTTCTGCAAGAGGATTAGGTGTCTCTGCAAATACAGAAATTAGAGCTACCGTTGCAGGAATGGTATTAGATGTGCCTGTTAAAACAGGAAATCAGGTTATTGAGAGTAACAACTTTAATGATGGGACAACAATTGCAACATTGGCAAATGTTAATAATATGATTTTTGAAGGAAAGGTAGATGAAAGCGAAGTTGGAAAAGTATCTGAAGGCTTACCGTTAGAAATAACAGTTGGTGCTATTGAAAATAAAACCTTCGATGCAGTTTTAGACTACATAGCTCCTAAAGGTGTAAGTGAAAATGGTGCTATTCAATTTGAGATAAAAGGAACGCTACAAAAGCAAGATTCAACTTTTATACGTGCAGGATTAAGTGCCAATGCCTCAATTATTTTGGCAAAAGCAGAAAACGTCCTTGCTATAAAAGAAGCCTTAGTTCAATATGACCCTAAGACACAGTTACCGTTTGTAGAAATTGAAACTGGAGAACAGTCTTTTGAGCGTAGAGATGTAAAATTAGGAATATCCGACGGTATAAATGTTGAAGTATTAGAAGGATTATCAAAAGACGACAAGATTAAAGTTTGGAACCAAGTGAAGCCAGTACAAGGTTTTAGCGGAAGAGGATAA
- a CDS encoding ABC transporter permease, whose amino-acid sequence MFNIERWQEIFQTIAKNKLRTFLTGVSVASGIFILVILLGFGQGMENGISKEFQNDASNRISVWSGVTTVEHKGLNPGRFIQMKNKDFEFITKKYSDKIENKSSLYRIWNGLATHGKESGSYRVEGVHPDYQFLENETLTAGRYLNQNDIDHNEKVVVLGHKVKRDLFKEEDAIGKQLQVSGVNFKVVGVYTDPGGEREEARIFLPITTSQKVFNGGNIIRNMAFTLQPKENFEEALIESEQFSAEIQDYLKQVHTIAPNDMSAINVNNTLEQTKRFYDLIWMIRTFFWGVGICTIIAGVVGVSNIMLIIVKERTREIGVRKALGAQPWSIIGMILHESIFVTAIAGFTGLVFSMALLEIIGPNIEMDYILNPSVNFNVAITTVFILIIAGAIAGFFPAWRAASIKPIEALRDE is encoded by the coding sequence ATGTTTAATATTGAACGTTGGCAAGAAATATTTCAAACAATAGCAAAAAATAAACTCCGTACGTTTTTAACAGGAGTATCTGTAGCGTCTGGTATTTTCATCTTAGTTATTCTTCTAGGTTTTGGCCAAGGCATGGAAAATGGAATTTCTAAAGAGTTTCAAAATGATGCTTCTAATAGAATAAGTGTTTGGTCTGGAGTTACTACTGTGGAGCATAAAGGACTAAATCCTGGTCGCTTCATACAGATGAAGAATAAAGATTTTGAATTCATCACCAAGAAGTATTCAGATAAAATTGAAAACAAATCATCGCTTTATAGAATTTGGAATGGTCTCGCAACTCATGGCAAAGAAAGTGGTAGTTACCGCGTTGAAGGTGTACATCCAGATTACCAATTCTTAGAAAATGAAACTTTAACAGCGGGAAGATATCTTAACCAAAATGATATAGATCATAACGAAAAAGTTGTGGTGCTAGGTCATAAAGTTAAACGCGATCTTTTTAAAGAAGAAGATGCAATTGGAAAACAATTACAAGTTTCAGGTGTAAACTTTAAAGTTGTAGGTGTGTATACAGATCCTGGCGGAGAACGTGAAGAAGCTCGTATCTTTTTACCAATTACGACTTCTCAAAAAGTTTTTAATGGAGGAAACATTATAAGAAACATGGCATTTACGCTTCAGCCAAAAGAAAATTTTGAGGAAGCGCTAATTGAAAGTGAGCAATTTTCAGCAGAAATTCAAGACTACTTAAAACAAGTACATACCATTGCTCCAAATGATATGAGTGCCATAAATGTGAATAATACATTAGAGCAAACAAAACGCTTTTACGATTTAATTTGGATGATACGCACCTTCTTTTGGGGTGTGGGCATATGTACCATTATTGCAGGAGTTGTAGGTGTAAGTAATATCATGCTCATAATTGTAAAAGAGCGCACTAGAGAGATAGGTGTAAGAAAAGCACTTGGCGCACAACCGTGGTCTATTATAGGAATGATTCTTCATGAATCTATTTTTGTAACCGCAATTGCCGGTTTTACAGGCTTGGTGTTTAGTATGGCACTTTTAGAAATTATAGGGCCAAACATCGAGATGGATTATATTTTAAATCCTTCTGTAAATTTTAATGTGGCAATTACAACCGTATTTATTTTAATAATTGCAGGCGCAATTGCAGGCTTTTTTCCTGCGTGGAGAGCAGCTAGTATTAAACCTATTGAAGCCTTAAGAGACGAATAA
- a CDS encoding ABC transporter ATP-binding protein: MIEITNLHKSYKTGANSLHVLKGINFSVKEGELVSIMGSSGSGKSTLLNILGMLDEADEGSYMLDNVPIKNLNEKIAAKYRNKFLGFIFQSFNLIGYKTALDNVAMPLYYQGMKRNERIDRSMAYLEKVGLADWATHLPNQLSGGQKQRVAIARALASDPKVLLADEPTGALDTKTSYEVMDLIQGINDEGKTILVVTHEDDIAHMTKRIVNLKDGLIIDDSKVNQVKAIQHV, from the coding sequence ATGATTGAAATTACTAACCTTCACAAGTCCTACAAAACTGGAGCAAACTCTTTGCATGTTCTTAAAGGAATTAACTTTTCTGTAAAAGAAGGTGAGCTTGTATCTATAATGGGATCTTCTGGTTCAGGAAAATCTACATTACTTAATATTTTAGGAATGCTAGATGAAGCAGATGAGGGCTCTTATATGCTAGACAATGTTCCTATTAAGAACTTAAACGAGAAGATAGCAGCTAAATACCGTAATAAATTTTTAGGGTTCATATTTCAATCCTTTAATCTAATTGGATACAAGACAGCACTTGATAATGTAGCAATGCCATTGTACTATCAAGGTATGAAGCGTAATGAGCGTATAGATAGATCTATGGCTTATCTTGAAAAAGTGGGTCTAGCAGATTGGGCTACACACTTGCCAAATCAATTATCTGGTGGTCAAAAACAACGTGTTGCCATTGCTAGAGCATTAGCAAGTGATCCTAAAGTGTTGTTGGCAGATGAGCCTACAGGAGCTTTAGATACTAAAACATCTTACGAAGTCATGGATCTTATTCAAGGTATTAATGACGAAGGAAAAACAATTCTTGTTGTTACGCATGAAGATGATATTGCCCACATGACTAAACGAATAGTAAATTTAAAAGATGGCCTTATTATAGATGATAGTAAGGTAAACCAAGTAAAAGCTATTCAGCATGTTTAA
- a CDS encoding TolC family protein — translation MKGFFSIVCIVLFAVSGQAQDKTWTLAECINYALENNISIKQSELNLEAAEIDKSDAIGNFLPSINTSASLSKNTGSSINPVTNTFENTSFTSATGGINAGLTLFDGLRNFRQLQRSKLNRLASQYSLDKMKDDISLFVANAYLQVLFNKETVNVLRSQNEITIQQLERTQELVDAGSLPAGDLLEIRATNADEKQRLIVAKNNVRIALVSLAQTLLIKDYDNFQIADDDYNIIDDGLLSKPVSVIIAQAEEERNEVKLAEQNKAIAEKDVEIAKGAYLPTLSAFFQYNTRWADNDFFNRDFRTQLYENDGLGYGLQLSLPILNGFATKNSVKRSKINVLRAEYNLEQAKLDLESNVYQAYVDAEGAKEAYEAALVALESQSQANTYAQERFDVGLTNAFDFSQSKIRLQNAEIEAKRTKYDYIFKLKVLELYFGVPASELKF, via the coding sequence ATGAAAGGATTCTTTAGTATAGTATGTATCGTTTTGTTTGCCGTTTCTGGACAAGCACAAGATAAAACATGGACATTGGCAGAATGTATTAATTACGCTCTGGAAAACAACATATCCATTAAACAAAGTGAATTAAACTTAGAGGCTGCAGAAATAGATAAGAGCGACGCTATCGGTAATTTTTTACCATCAATTAATACAAGTGCTTCACTATCTAAAAATACAGGTTCAAGTATTAACCCAGTTACTAACACATTTGAAAATACCTCATTTACATCTGCTACAGGTGGCATAAACGCAGGATTAACATTGTTCGATGGGTTAAGAAATTTTAGACAGCTACAACGATCTAAGCTAAACAGACTAGCTAGTCAATACTCATTAGACAAAATGAAGGATGATATTTCTTTATTTGTGGCTAATGCTTACTTGCAAGTATTGTTTAATAAAGAAACTGTAAATGTGCTTAGATCTCAAAATGAAATTACCATTCAGCAGTTGGAGCGTACACAAGAATTGGTTGATGCTGGATCTTTACCAGCAGGAGACCTCTTAGAAATTAGAGCTACAAATGCAGATGAGAAACAACGCTTAATAGTTGCTAAGAATAATGTAAGAATTGCATTAGTAAGCTTAGCACAAACACTTTTAATTAAAGATTACGATAATTTTCAAATTGCAGATGATGACTATAATATTATAGATGATGGTTTATTAAGTAAGCCAGTTTCAGTTATCATAGCACAAGCAGAAGAAGAGCGTAATGAAGTTAAGCTTGCAGAGCAAAATAAAGCTATAGCAGAGAAAGATGTAGAGATTGCAAAAGGAGCATACCTTCCTACACTAAGTGCATTCTTTCAATATAACACGCGTTGGGCAGATAATGATTTCTTTAACCGAGACTTTAGAACTCAACTTTATGAAAATGATGGTTTAGGTTATGGGTTGCAATTAAGCTTACCTATATTAAATGGTTTTGCTACAAAAAACTCTGTTAAGAGAAGTAAGATAAATGTACTTAGAGCAGAATATAACTTAGAGCAAGCAAAACTAGACTTAGAGTCTAACGTGTATCAAGCCTATGTAGATGCAGAAGGAGCTAAAGAAGCATATGAAGCTGCCTTGGTAGCATTAGAAAGTCAATCACAAGCCAATACATATGCACAAGAGCGTTTTGATGTTGGCCTAACAAATGCTTTCGATTTTAGCCAAAGTAAAATACGTTTGCAAAACGCAGAGATTGAAGCAAAACGTACTAAGTACGATTATATTTTTAAACTTAAAGTCTTGGAACTCTACTTTGGGGTACCTGCTTCAGAATTAAAATTCTAG
- a CDS encoding thioredoxin domain-containing protein: MSSKINTNNLLSKETSPYLLQHANNPVNWVGWSSKVLNKAKEDNKLILISIGYAACHWCHVMEHESFEDISIAEVMNANFINIKVDREERPDVDQVYMKALQLMTGQGGWPLNIVALPDGRPIWGATYLPKKQWKGSLHQLADLYRSNSEHMITYAEKLSKGMAQVSLVTKTDSNTDISKAFLKDSLQTWSNQFDYTYGGTQRSPKFMMPNNYQFLLRYAHQTKDKSLLDYVILTLNKISYGGVYDHIGGGFSRYAVDSKWHVPHFEKMLYDNAQLVSLYSKAYTLTKDPWYKTVVTNTLNFIETELTRDNGSFYSSLDADSLNTEGKLEEGAFYVWTKAELKSLLNEDYPLFEAYYNINEYGHWEHNNYVLIRTKSNSEIANDFSIPISTLDKKLTSWKALLNNNRQKRAQPRLDDKSLTSWNALMINGYIDAYKAFQINDYLEIALKASNFILDKMLQKDGSLTHSYNKNEAKINGYLEDYAFTIEAFISLFEVTFNSKWLSKAEELTTYALKHFYDEEQHIFYFNSNLDDALVTRPIEQQDNVIPASNSTMAKNLFKLSHLLGIKSYKEIAEQQLKTVLQDAKTYASGYSNWLDVIMNFSFPYHEIVITGKNASNYVKDLNLNYIPNSITAATEKENNDLLIFKNRYVDEQTLIYVCKDNTCNVPTDKVSSAVKQCLE, from the coding sequence ATGTCTTCAAAAATTAATACAAATAATTTACTCTCTAAGGAAACTAGCCCTTATTTACTGCAACACGCTAATAATCCTGTAAACTGGGTAGGTTGGTCTTCTAAAGTTTTAAATAAAGCAAAGGAAGACAACAAACTTATTTTAATAAGTATTGGCTATGCTGCTTGCCATTGGTGCCATGTTATGGAACACGAAAGTTTTGAAGATATATCTATTGCAGAAGTAATGAATGCTAACTTCATAAACATTAAGGTAGATAGAGAAGAACGTCCAGATGTGGATCAAGTTTACATGAAGGCACTCCAACTTATGACAGGACAAGGTGGTTGGCCACTAAATATTGTAGCCTTGCCAGATGGCAGACCAATTTGGGGTGCAACATATTTGCCAAAAAAACAATGGAAAGGAAGTTTACATCAACTAGCAGATCTATATAGGAGCAACTCAGAACATATGATTACATATGCAGAAAAGCTATCTAAAGGTATGGCACAGGTTTCTTTAGTTACTAAAACTGACTCAAACACAGATATATCGAAAGCATTTTTAAAAGACTCTCTACAAACTTGGTCTAACCAGTTTGATTATACTTATGGTGGCACACAGCGTTCTCCAAAGTTTATGATGCCAAACAATTACCAATTTTTACTTAGGTATGCTCATCAAACTAAAGACAAATCTTTGTTAGATTATGTAATACTTACATTAAACAAGATATCTTATGGTGGTGTGTATGATCATATTGGTGGTGGTTTTTCAAGATACGCTGTAGACTCTAAATGGCACGTGCCACATTTTGAAAAAATGCTTTATGACAATGCGCAGCTGGTTAGTTTATATTCAAAAGCTTATACGCTCACAAAAGATCCTTGGTATAAAACTGTAGTAACAAACACCCTTAATTTTATTGAAACAGAACTAACAAGAGACAACGGTTCGTTTTACTCTTCTCTAGATGCGGATAGTCTTAATACTGAAGGCAAGTTAGAGGAAGGCGCTTTTTATGTTTGGACTAAAGCTGAATTAAAATCGTTATTAAATGAAGATTATCCGTTGTTTGAAGCCTATTATAACATTAATGAATATGGACATTGGGAACACAATAATTATGTACTAATAAGAACCAAATCTAATAGCGAGATAGCTAATGATTTTTCTATTCCAATATCTACTCTAGATAAAAAATTAACTTCCTGGAAAGCTCTTTTAAACAATAACCGTCAAAAAAGAGCACAACCACGTTTAGACGACAAATCTTTAACATCCTGGAATGCTTTGATGATAAATGGCTACATAGATGCTTATAAAGCATTTCAAATAAATGATTATTTAGAAATAGCCCTTAAAGCTTCAAATTTTATACTGGATAAAATGCTTCAGAAAGATGGTAGCTTAACTCATAGCTATAATAAAAATGAAGCCAAGATAAATGGCTATCTCGAAGATTATGCATTTACAATTGAGGCTTTTATATCTTTATTTGAAGTTACTTTTAATAGTAAGTGGCTTTCAAAAGCTGAAGAATTAACTACATATGCTCTCAAACACTTTTATGATGAGGAACAGCATATATTTTACTTCAATTCTAATTTAGATGACGCACTAGTAACAAGACCTATAGAGCAGCAAGACAATGTTATTCCGGCATCTAACTCTACAATGGCTAAAAACCTTTTTAAACTATCTCATTTATTAGGCATAAAATCTTACAAAGAAATAGCAGAACAACAATTAAAAACAGTATTACAAGATGCTAAGACTTATGCAAGTGGCTATTCTAATTGGTTAGACGTCATAATGAATTTTAGCTTCCCTTACCATGAGATTGTCATTACGGGTAAAAATGCAAGCAACTACGTTAAAGACTTAAATTTAAATTATATCCCAAACAGTATAACAGCAGCTACAGAAAAGGAAAATAATGATCTTTTGATATTTAAAAATAGATATGTAGATGAGCAAACACTAATATACGTTTGTAAAGACAATACATGTAATGTACCTACAGATAAAGTTTCTAGTGCTGTAAAGCAATGTCTTGAGTAG
- the tsaB gene encoding tRNA (adenosine(37)-N6)-threonylcarbamoyltransferase complex dimerization subunit type 1 TsaB, translating to MALILSIETSTTNCSVALGKDGVLVSLKEDYNDQYSHAERLHVFIMEILEENKKKLSELDAIAISKGPGSYTGLRIGVSTTKGLCFSLDKPLISIGTLNSLAHQINSDGLIVPMLDARRMEVFSSIYNSDFKLQREIEAQILDETSFVEELNLGKVTFVGNGAPKFKEVCKHPNAIFVNKLPSAREMVPLAEAKYKSDTFEDVAYFEPFYLKDFVAGKKKAN from the coding sequence GTGGCATTAATTCTTAGTATAGAAACCTCTACAACAAACTGTTCTGTAGCTTTAGGAAAAGATGGTGTTCTTGTTTCCTTAAAGGAAGATTATAATGATCAATACTCTCATGCAGAACGATTGCATGTGTTTATAATGGAAATTCTTGAGGAAAATAAAAAGAAACTTTCAGAGCTAGATGCTATTGCTATAAGTAAAGGACCAGGTTCTTATACTGGATTAAGAATAGGTGTAAGTACAACTAAAGGACTATGTTTTTCTTTAGACAAACCCCTAATCTCAATAGGTACTTTAAATTCTTTAGCGCATCAAATAAATAGTGACGGCCTCATTGTACCAATGCTTGATGCTAGGAGAATGGAGGTTTTTAGTTCAATATATAACTCAGATTTTAAATTACAGCGAGAAATTGAAGCTCAGATACTAGATGAGACTTCTTTTGTTGAAGAGCTAAATCTTGGGAAAGTAACATTTGTAGGTAATGGTGCTCCTAAATTTAAAGAGGTTTGTAAACATCCTAATGCAATATTTGTAAATAAATTGCCTTCTGCAAGAGAAATGGTACCATTGGCTGAAGCAAAATATAAAAGCGACACCTTTGAGGATGTCGCTTATTTTGAGCCTTTTTATTTAAAGGATTTTGTAGCTGGAAAGAAAAAAGCAAACTAG
- a CDS encoding ABC transporter permease, producing MFSKDRWDEIIEALSSNWFRTILTAFGVLWGIFILVVLLAAGKGLENGVKSDFGGIATNTMFMWTQGISKPYKGLPKGRQFNYKTDDVQAIRDNVPNLRFISPRNQLGGFGGTNNVVRGLKTGAFNVYGDYPEIIQQEPMDITSGRFINYGDIEEKRKVAIIGEGVKTAMYGFAEDPLGTYIKINGVNFMVIGTYKKKGGNGDAEEEQKQIYVPFTTFSQAFNRGNNVGWMAITAEDGSSITEIKPQIFELLKERHTIHPEDDRAIGNFDLYEQFSKVNGLFIALRFVAYFVGILVLLSGIIGISNIMLIVVKERTKEIGVRRALGATPWNIRGQILMESIVLTIISGMLGIAFATLVIYGANQMLEANGPVDMFANPSVNLTVVLIALTILVVSGLLAGLIPAQNAIKIKPVDALRTE from the coding sequence ATGTTTAGCAAAGACCGTTGGGATGAAATTATAGAAGCCTTAAGCAGTAATTGGTTTAGAACCATACTTACAGCCTTTGGAGTACTTTGGGGTATTTTTATATTGGTTGTATTGCTGGCAGCAGGTAAAGGTCTGGAAAATGGAGTAAAATCAGATTTTGGAGGCATTGCTACTAACACCATGTTTATGTGGACCCAAGGTATTAGCAAACCTTATAAAGGTTTACCTAAAGGCAGACAGTTTAATTATAAAACAGACGATGTTCAAGCAATTAGAGATAATGTACCTAACCTAAGATTTATTTCTCCTAGAAATCAATTAGGAGGTTTTGGGGGTACAAACAATGTGGTAAGAGGATTAAAAACAGGAGCCTTTAATGTGTATGGAGATTATCCAGAAATCATTCAACAGGAGCCAATGGATATTACCAGTGGTCGTTTTATAAACTATGGAGATATAGAGGAAAAGCGTAAAGTAGCTATAATTGGCGAAGGCGTAAAAACAGCAATGTATGGGTTTGCGGAAGATCCCTTAGGAACATACATAAAGATTAATGGTGTAAACTTTATGGTTATAGGTACCTATAAAAAGAAAGGCGGAAATGGTGATGCAGAAGAAGAACAGAAACAAATTTATGTGCCGTTTACTACGTTTTCTCAAGCATTTAATAGAGGAAACAATGTAGGTTGGATGGCCATAACTGCAGAAGATGGCTCATCTATCACAGAAATAAAACCTCAAATATTCGAGCTTTTAAAAGAACGACATACTATACATCCAGAAGATGACAGAGCTATAGGAAACTTTGATCTTTATGAGCAGTTTAGTAAAGTTAATGGGTTGTTTATAGCCTTGCGCTTTGTCGCTTATTTTGTGGGAATACTAGTATTATTATCAGGTATTATAGGTATAAGTAACATTATGCTAATTGTAGTAAAAGAACGCACAAAAGAGATTGGTGTAAGAAGAGCTTTGGGAGCTACACCTTGGAATATAAGAGGTCAAATACTTATGGAGTCTATTGTGCTAACTATAATTTCAGGAATGTTGGGAATTGCTTTTGCAACATTAGTAATTTATGGTGCTAACCAAATGTTGGAGGCAAATGGACCTGTAGACATGTTTGCAAATCCGTCTGTAAACCTAACAGTAGTATTAATAGCATTAACCATACTTGTAGTTTCTGGACTATTAGCAGGACTCATACCAGCTCAAAACGCCATTAAAATTAAACCAGTAGACGCATTGCGTACAGAATAA
- a CDS encoding SCO family protein, giving the protein MKRKYSYIGLGIIILIFGIIVIPKIIETLSEGTVVKENRTESVKNSDLAFVTRDGEKRKVPPFKFINQDGDTITNQDYIGKVYVAEFFFTSCPTICPIMNSNLVAVDQEIGDENFGIASFSIDPRKDTPEVLKDYEKQYGITNPNWNLMTGDRDAIYDLARTGFTIYAEENPEVPGGFEHSGYFALVDQEGYLRSRKDEFGNVIIFYRGSVPQGIDPTQADEEPQIDILIEDIKILLDHGNKN; this is encoded by the coding sequence ATGAAGAGAAAATACAGTTATATAGGTTTAGGGATCATTATACTAATTTTTGGTATAATAGTAATTCCTAAAATAATTGAGACACTTTCAGAAGGAACAGTTGTAAAAGAGAACAGAACAGAGTCTGTTAAAAACAGTGATCTCGCTTTTGTAACTAGAGATGGTGAGAAGAGAAAAGTACCGCCTTTCAAATTTATAAATCAAGATGGTGATACAATTACTAATCAAGATTATATTGGAAAAGTATATGTTGCAGAGTTTTTCTTTACTTCTTGTCCTACTATTTGCCCAATTATGAACAGTAACCTTGTGGCAGTAGATCAAGAAATTGGAGATGAAAATTTTGGTATTGCTTCTTTTAGCATAGATCCAAGAAAAGATACGCCAGAGGTTTTAAAAGATTATGAAAAACAATATGGTATAACCAATCCAAATTGGAATTTAATGACTGGAGATAGAGATGCTATTTATGATTTGGCAAGAACAGGATTTACAATCTATGCAGAAGAAAACCCAGAAGTTCCTGGAGGATTTGAGCATAGTGGTTATTTTGCATTGGTAGATCAAGAAGGGTATTTAAGATCTCGTAAAGATGAGTTTGGAAACGTTATTATATTTTACAGAGGTTCGGTGCCACAAGGAATAGACCCAACTCAAGCAGATGAAGAACCACAGATTGATATTTTAATTGAAGATATAAAAATTTTATTAGACCATGGCAACAAGAACTAA
- a CDS encoding mechanosensitive ion channel family protein — translation MDLENIKNYDEIISKYFDKVLGYLPNILLAIVIFIVGWWIIKITTGWLRKFFLKKDYDPTLENFLLSLTNWALKVLLFVTVVSQLGVQTSSFVAIIGAAGLAIGLALQGSLANFAGGVLILLLKPFKVGDFIKGQGIEGTVKEISIFNTKLLTFGNQLAIIPNGKLSNDNIINYTEEGKRRENLVFGISYDDDVKLAKDILLKLTLEQETVMAEPAPMIVLAELADSSVNLSLRYWALNDDFWALRWHILEEGKARLEAAGISIPYPQRDVHMYAEDVKS, via the coding sequence ATGGATTTAGAAAATATTAAAAACTACGATGAAATTATATCAAAATATTTTGATAAGGTTTTAGGCTACTTACCAAATATCTTATTGGCAATTGTAATTTTTATAGTTGGTTGGTGGATTATAAAAATTACTACCGGATGGTTAAGAAAATTCTTCTTGAAAAAAGATTACGATCCTACTTTGGAGAACTTTTTATTAAGCTTAACCAATTGGGCGCTTAAAGTCTTATTATTTGTAACTGTTGTTTCTCAACTTGGTGTACAAACCTCTTCTTTTGTAGCTATTATTGGTGCTGCAGGTTTAGCTATAGGTTTGGCATTACAAGGTTCTTTAGCAAATTTTGCTGGTGGTGTTCTTATTTTACTATTAAAACCTTTTAAAGTTGGCGATTTTATTAAGGGCCAAGGTATAGAAGGTACGGTAAAAGAGATTTCTATCTTTAATACAAAATTGCTTACGTTCGGAAATCAATTAGCTATTATTCCTAATGGAAAACTTTCAAACGACAACATTATAAATTATACAGAAGAAGGAAAACGTAGAGAAAACCTTGTTTTTGGTATTTCTTATGATGATGATGTAAAGCTTGCAAAAGACATTTTACTTAAACTTACGTTAGAGCAAGAAACTGTAATGGCAGAACCTGCACCAATGATTGTCCTTGCAGAATTAGCAGATAGCTCTGTAAATTTATCTTTAAGATATTGGGCTTTAAATGATGATTTCTGGGCGTTAAGATGGCATATCTTAGAGGAAGGAAAAGCTCGATTAGAAGCAGCAGGCATATCTATTCCTTATCCACAAAGAGACGTACACATGTATGCGGAAGACGTAAAAAGCTAG